The DNA segment GTCAACGGCCGTCGACGAGGATGACCGAGAAGCAACTGCCCGATTCGCCGCTGGACTCCACGCGAACCTCCCAACCCTGCTGCTGGCAGATGCGCCTGACCAGCGACAGCCCCAGGCCCAGACCTTCGCCACGGGCCTGCTGGCCCCGCACGAAACTGTGGAAAATCAGCTCCTGCTCTTCCTCGGGAATGCCCAGGCCGCTGTCCTCGACGCGAAACCCGTCCACGCCGAGGATCAGCCTCACGGCGCCCTGCTCAGTGTAGTGCAGGGCATTGCGCAGCAAGTTCGACATGACCGTGCGCAGCTGTGGTGCCGCATAGCGCTCCGCGTCCGCACCTTCATCCAGCAGCGCAAAGGCCAGCCCCTTGGCCTGGAACTGCGGCGACCACTGGCGGTACTGCTCGGCGGCCAGGTCGCCCAGGTCCACCTTGTCGGCAAGGCTGCCGTCCGGCTGGCCGGCCCGGGCCAGTTGCAGAAAGGTCTGCACCAGATCATGCATCTCGGCGCTGGCCCGAGCGATTCTCGCCACCTGGGCGCGCTCCATGGCGCCCAGGTGCGGGGCGTCATGCAACAGCTCGCACGAGCTGGCGATCACCATCAGCGGGGTGCGCAGTTCGTGGCTCACGTCGCTGGTGAACAGGCGCTCGCGCTCCAGGGAATGGCGCAATTGGCCGAGTGTTTCGTCGAAGGCATCGGCCAGATGGCCGATTTCGTCGTCGGGATAGTCAGGTGCCAGCCGGGGTGCCATTGGCAGCAACTGGTCACGGTGCCTGACCTGCTGCGCGAGGCGCCGGACCGGTGCCATGACTCGTCGTGCCAGGAGTCGGCCAAGGCCCCAGGCACCCACCACGCTGAGCAGGAACCCCGCCAGGACTACGTCGAACAACGCCCGTTCGCGGGCCTCGAATTCGTGCTGCTCTTCCACCATCACATCGTCATGGCCGCCGTGGCTGCGCTTGAAAACGTAATAGGCTTCATCGCCGTCCAGCACTTCGGAGAAGCCCTCCGGCAGGCCGCTGAAGCGCAGTGGCAGGTTGCCGTGACCCGCATGGGTACTGAAGAAGCGTGTGTTGGCATCGATCCGTGCCGGCTGGTCGTGTTTGAGCTCTTCGTTGATGGCGAATTCCAGTTCGCGGCCAAGTTCTTCCGAAACCAGGTGCTCCTCGATGAAATGCACGATGCCGACGATACCGAGCGAGAAGGTGCCGCTGACAATGAAGGTCATGAGCACGAAGGCCGCGATGATCCGCCGCTCCAGCGGCTGCTTGTTCGGCATGACTTCAGCCTAGCGCTGGACCAGGGCGGCGCTGTCGGCGCGGCAGGAGGCAAACAGGTCCAGGCCGGCCTTGTACTCCTGGGTCTGCACTTGCAGCAGGCCCAGCACCGAATGGAAGAAGTTGTCCTGGCTCAGGGGCTTGTCGCGTTCCTTGTCCAGGCAGCGGGTGTCCAGGGCGAAGTCCTGCCGGTAGCTGTCGGAGAACCAGCCGAGCATGGCCACGTGTTTCTGCTGGTCGGGTGCCATGACGTAGGGCGTGCCATGCAGGTAGAGGTTGTACTCGCCCAGGGACTCGCCGTGGTCGGCGATGTAGAGCATGGCGGTGTCGACCTTGT comes from the Pseudomonas sp. TCU-HL1 genome and includes:
- a CDS encoding sensor histidine kinase yields the protein MPNKQPLERRIIAAFVLMTFIVSGTFSLGIVGIVHFIEEHLVSEELGRELEFAINEELKHDQPARIDANTRFFSTHAGHGNLPLRFSGLPEGFSEVLDGDEAYYVFKRSHGGHDDVMVEEQHEFEARERALFDVVLAGFLLSVVGAWGLGRLLARRVMAPVRRLAQQVRHRDQLLPMAPRLAPDYPDDEIGHLADAFDETLGQLRHSLERERLFTSDVSHELRTPLMVIASSCELLHDAPHLGAMERAQVARIARASAEMHDLVQTFLQLARAGQPDGSLADKVDLGDLAAEQYRQWSPQFQAKGLAFALLDEGADAERYAAPQLRTVMSNLLRNALHYTEQGAVRLILGVDGFRVEDSGLGIPEEEQELIFHSFVRGQQARGEGLGLGLSLVRRICQQQGWEVRVESSGESGSCFSVILVDGR